In the genome of Rhinoderma darwinii isolate aRhiDar2 unplaced genomic scaffold, aRhiDar2.hap1 Scaffold_2704, whole genome shotgun sequence, the window caggggcagtggtgagagCCGTCTTTAATGCTGTAAAGGCTTCCTCGCAGGCAGGTGCCCACTTCACCATTCTTGGCATGTTTTTGCGGGTCAGGTCATTTAGGGGCTTTGCCAGGGCACTGAAATGAGAAACAAATTTTCGGTAGTAACTAGCGGTCCCCAAAAAGGCCAGTACTTGTTTCTTAGTTTGAGGGGTAGGCCAGTTGCTAATGGCTTCCACCTTGGCAGGCTCAGGTCTTAGGGTCCCACCTCCTACTCTGTGCCCCAGATACTGCACCTCAGCCATACCCAACTGGCATTTATCAGGGCGAATTGTCAGTCCTGCTGCGAGAATATGGTCTAGCACTATGCCCAAGTGTTTAAGATGTTCCTCCCATGATGTGCTGAAAATGGCAATATCATCCAAGTATGCACAGGCAAAGTCCTGACATTGTTCTAGCAGCCGGTCTACCAATCTTTGGAAGGTTGCTGGGGCATTTTTCATCCCAAAGGGCATTCCCAAGAACTCAAAGAGTCCAAAGGGGGTAATAAACGCAGATCGCTCCCGGGCATTCTCTGTTAGGGGTATCTGCCAGTACCCCTTGCTCAAGTCTAATGTAGTTACAAATCGAGCACTGGCTAGCCGATCCAGTAGATCGTCAATCCGGGGCATAGGGTacgcgtcacttttggtggcatcGTTTAGGCGCCGGTAATCTACGCAGAATCGCGTTGTGCCATCCTTTTTGGGCACCAGTACCACAGGGGATGCCCAGGGGCTCTGGGAAGGCCTAATAATCCCAAGTTGTTTCATGTCCGCCAGTTCACTTTTGATCATGTCCCGAACAGCCTCTGGAACTCGGTAGGGGGCCTGCTGGATGGGGCGTTGCCCTTGAGTTTCCACATGGTGACTGGTGAGAGTTGTCCGTCCAGGTGCTGAGGAGAAAGCGGAAGCTCTTGGTCCCAGCAAGGCGAGAATATCATCCTTTTGGATATCTGACAGATGGAGTCCTAGGGGCACTTGGTTCAGAGTACCCCCAGCTCGAGACAGATGCAGAAGGTCTGGTAGGGAGTCGTCTCCTTCCTTATCACTAGGGGGACAGCAGATAGCCAAAACAGGCAGGGATCGGTCGTGGTACTCTTTCAGCATGTTGATGTGGACCGTCTTTTGTCGCCGGCCACTAGGGTCCATGGCAATGACGTAGTTAGTGTCATTAAGTTTTCGGATAACTCGGTAAGGACCATCCCATGTTGCTTGCAGCTTGTTGGCAGGGACAACGTTAATCATAAGAACTTGTTGTCCTTCAATAAACTCACGGGTCCTGGCTTTCCGATCATACCAGGTCTTCTGGCGGTACTGGGCCTGTTGCAGGTGTTCTTTAGCCAAGGTAGTTAGTCGTGTAAGGCGATCTCGAAATTCCAGAACATATGGAATGACAGGTACTCCAGTGTCGGTGATCTCTCCCTCCCAGTATTCCTTTAGAAGGGTCAGGGGCCCACGGACCTTCCGACCGTAGAGCAGTTCGAAAGGGGAAAATCCGGTTGACTCTTGGGGCACCTCCCGGTAGGCAAACAGGAGATGTGGCAGATATTGCTCCCAGTCCCGTTCAGTGTCTGCAAAGGCGCGAAGCATATTTTTTAGGGTTCCATTGAAACGTTCACACAGTCCATTGGTTTGGGGGTGGTATGGGGTGGTGCGAATGGCTCGGACGCCACAGGTGTGCCAGAGAGACTGGACCAGGTCTGACATGAACTGAGTTCCTTGGTCTGATAGTATTTCACTGGGGAACCCTACTCGGGTAA includes:
- the LOC142703262 gene encoding uncharacterized protein LOC142703262; this translates as MGGLPADVLLGNDIGELQCHFVGAVTRNQAAQAQRISDFTVEQHPGPPTELVRATSTASTLRDFWDREEFRQEIEGDPTLAAIKLRAETGQEGENGDRITRDKGLYYRLVEARGGVNPEATTRQLIVPQKYRLQLLQLAHDIPLSGHQGRKRTEKRITHNFYWPGVSQSVVRYCRTCDVCQRMRHPGARHKVPLQSLPIIEEPFQRVAVDIIGPLAHPSRTGKRFILTVVDYATRYPEAVALSSITAMKVAEALVTIFTRVGFPSEILSDQGTQFMSDLVQSLWHTCGVRAIRTTPYHPQTNGLCERFNGTLKNMLRAFADTERDWEQYLPHLLFAYREVPQESTGFSPFELLYGRKVRGPLTLLKEYWEGEITDTGVPVIPYVLEFRDRLTRLTTLAKEHLQQAQYRQKTWYDRKARTREFIEGQQVLMINVVPANKLQATWDGPYRVIRKLNDTNYVIAMDPSGRRQKTVHINMLKEYHDRSLPVLAICCPPSDKEGDDSLPDLLHLSRAGGTLNQVPLGLHLSDIQKDDILALLGPRASAFSSAPGRTTLTSHHVETQGQRPIQQAPYRVPEAVRDMIKSELADMKQLGIIRPSQSPWASPVVLVPKKDGTTRFCVDYRRLNDATKSDAYPMPRIDDLLDRLASARFVTTLDLSKGYWQIPLTENARERSAFITPFGLFEFLGMPFGMKNAPATFQRLVDRLLEQCQDFACAYLDDIAIFSTSWEEHLKHLGIVLDHILAAGLTIRPDKCQLGMAEVQYLGHRVGGGTLRPEPAKVEAISNWPTPQTKKQVLAFLGTASYYRKFVSHFSALAKPLNDLTRKNMPRMVKWAPACEEAFTALKTALTTAPVLAAPDYKRRFLVQTDASTYGIGAVLSQIDAAGHEHPVAFISRKLLDREVAYATIEKECLAIVWALKKLQPYLYGRDFTIVTDHNPLTWLNRVSGDNGRLLRWSLSLQPYSFSIQYKRGSQHQNADGLSRQEEP